Genomic window (Pseudomonadota bacterium):
TTGGCCATGGCGGCGATGGCCTGGGCGGTCGTCACGCCTTCCACCAGCGCGCCAACGCTGTCCTGCGCGGCCGCCACCGACCCGGTCTCGGCCAACGCCATGCCGAAGCGGCGATTGCGCGACTGGTTGTCGGTGCAGGTCAGCACCAGGTCGCCCATGCCGGACAGGCCCATGAAGGTTTCCATGCGCCCGCCGCGCGCGATGCCGAAGCGCGCGATTTCGGCCAGGCCACGCGTGATCAGCGCGGCGCGGGTGTTGGCGCCGAGACCCAGGCCATCGGCAATGCCGGCGGCGATGGCAATGACGTTCTTGAGCGCGCCGCCGATCTCCACGCCGACCACGTCATCGGTGTAATAGGGGCGGAAGGCCGGCCCGTGCATGGCGTTGACGAGTTGCGCGCCGAGCGCCGCGTGGCTCGCGCCGATGGTGATGGCGGCCGGTGCGCCGCGCATGATCTCGATCGCGAAGTTGGGGCCCGAGACCTGGGCGAAGGGCAGCCCGGCGCCGAGCACGTCGGCGACTATCTCGTGCGCCATCATGCCGGTGTCGAGTTCGAAGCCCTTGCTGGCGCAGGCCACGGCCGGCAGGGCCGGCAGCGCCGCCTTGACGTCCCGCAATGCCGAACGCATCACCTGGTAGGGCACCACCAGCATCGCGAACGCCGGCGTCGGCAGCCCGTCGAGGCTGGCCTGCGGGGTGATGCGGGCATCGAGTTCGACATCGCTCGCGAAGCGCGGATGGTGACGCGTCGCCGCCAGGGCGGCGATGGTCGCGGCATCCTTGTCGTAGAGCAGCACCTCGCGGCCGGCCCGCGCGCAGACGCTGGCGAGCGCGGTGCCCCAGGCCCCCGCGCCCACCACCAGCACCGGCGCGTGCTGCATGCCCGCCGCCCGCGCCTAGTGCGCGGCGCCTTGCGGACTGTTGTTGCCGGCCATGCGCCGTTGCAGTTCCTGCGCGTACAGGATCTCGAAATTGACCGGCGCCAGCAGCAGCTGCGGGAAGCCGCCCTTGGTCACGAGATCGCAGATCGCTTCGCGTGCGAAGGGGAACAGGGTGTTCGGGCAGGCGGTCGCGAGAATCGCGCCCAGGTGCTCTTCGGGAAAGCCGCGGATGGTGAAGATGCCCGCCTGCTGCACTTCGACCAGGTACACCGTGCGCTCTTCCTGGCGCACCTTGACCGTCACCGTCAGCACCACCTCGTGGTTCTCGGCATCCAGTGCGGTGGTGCGATTGGCGAAATGCACATCGGCCGTGGGGTTCAGTTCGCCGGTGAAGACCGCCGGCGA
Coding sequences:
- the secB gene encoding protein-export chaperone SecB; this encodes MADDNNAQAAGQQAITGQLAIQKIYVKDVSFEAPNSPAVFTGELNPTADVHFANRTTALDAENHEVVLTVTVKVRQEERTVYLVEVQQAGIFTIRGFPEEHLGAILATACPNTLFPFAREAICDLVTKGGFPQLLLAPVNFEILYAQELQRRMAGNNSPQGAAH
- a CDS encoding NAD(P)-dependent glycerol-3-phosphate dehydrogenase, coding for MQHAPVLVVGAGAWGTALASVCARAGREVLLYDKDAATIAALAATRHHPRFASDVELDARITPQASLDGLPTPAFAMLVVPYQVMRSALRDVKAALPALPAVACASKGFELDTGMMAHEIVADVLGAGLPFAQVSGPNFAIEIMRGAPAAITIGASHAALGAQLVNAMHGPAFRPYYTDDVVGVEIGGALKNVIAIAAGIADGLGLGANTRAALITRGLAEIARFGIARGGRMETFMGLSGMGDLVLTCTDNQSRNRRFGMALAETGSVAAAQDSVGALVEGVTTAQAIAAMAKRQHIDMPIAAEVARVLAGATTPRDAVRDLMARDPTTESR